In the Zingiber officinale cultivar Zhangliang chromosome 5A, Zo_v1.1, whole genome shotgun sequence genome, AGCTCAAACCTCCAGGAGGAAGGCATAACAAAAATACTATTGTATTTGCTAAATCCATCCTTCCCTACTTAACACATAGCTTCAGGGCCTTATTTGTGATTCCATGTCAAAGATTATGTTATAAGTTAAGTGAATGATCAAAGTTATGCCAAGAAAGAAAGAACATTAATTCATCACATAATCTGTATAAAGTACACATGATTGGAGTAGTCctctttctgaaaaagcattaactTAATGTGAATTTCATGATGTATGTCTTTCATAAGATTGCAAATAGTGACCAAGACTGCCAAGCATCAGTTGCTTTGGTCATCCTAAAATTTCTTTGACAGTGGCACTCTTAACATATGAAGGATATTGTGTGATAAGCTTCGACTAAACAGAACtggattttctttattttctcgtGCGATTCTAGCCAAATTACTTATGATTCCGGTTAAATAACCAACGAGTAAGATACTATAGCATAAAATTACTATTTCCAACCAATAAGTATACGAGCTGAACTGTAATTACCTGTGGGGAAAGGTCAAATACTTGGTCATTGGCACCGTCACAATGTTCCTCCGAGCGTTCACAGCGGACTTAAAGatggcatccaccacttctttTGCCTTCCCTACCCCGACGCCAACGTGCCCTTTCTTGTCTCCGATCACTACGATGGCTCTAAAGGAGAGCTTTTTACCTCCCTTGACAACCTTGGTGACCCTTCTCACCTGGACGACCCTCTCGTCGAAGCCATCATTGGGCTTCTCCCGTTTGTTGCGGCCGAGAAGCCCGCTAGCCTTCTTGAGCTTAGCGTCCATGACATAGATGTCATTCCCGAGCACGGATTCGCCGCTGTAGGCGGGACCGTAGATCTCCTCATAGGCGGCGGCGATGGCCTCCTCGGACTCCGGGGGAAGCTCGTCGAAGGCAGGAGGAGGGACGTAGCCCTCAGGTGGGACGGGGGGATCGAATGTGATTTCAGAGTTCGGGTCGACGTTGTCGAAGAAGGAAGTGTCTATATCATCTTTGGGCGAGGCGGCTAATTTGGGGACGGTATGGAAGCggatagaggaggaggaggagaaaagtGGAGTATTGAAGAGATGAGAACGGCGGGAGGGAGGGTggagggagagagaggagagagcgGCGGAGATGGCTGCTGCAGCGGAAGCCATGGCAGGGAGAAGGTACAGGAGCGGCAGCGAAGCAGGAAGGCTTATCTCCTTAATGTATTGGATCGTAAAAATATTGGCCATTTGGCCCACACAATTTCTTCAGTGcctttttattattataatttagcACACATTCTTTTCAAATTTCTTTCAGACcctaaattcaaaaaaaaaaaaaaaaaaaaaaatcaaccagtAAATTCTGGAAGTACTATTATTTAAGTATCCATGCCTTTGATCCAATTAATTTTAGTACTGTTATTTTCATTGCTCACTTTTACTCCTCCAAATCAAACGTCCCCTGAGAGTTTGTCATTACAAGTAGAGTAACCGCTCCAATGTTGGAACGATTTTATCGGGATAGCGAAAACCTCATAGATTGACACTTTTGAATGTACTGGTAGACAAACTAGGAGAGAATCATTCCAGCACAAATAAATCCTAACATGACATTCCAACATCACTAATAGTTCATGTTTGAAAATATCCAACGTCCTTATTACATGAGTCTCCACGGTGTAAGTTCCTACCTCCTTGAGCATTAACCTTGACTAGTCAATGAGTCATGCATGTAAGCTGGAttatatatgtacttgttatcaATTGTATCGTATGCAACTTCTAAATTCGTTGACTCAACAATTTCAATCCCAACCTTAccctttataaaaaaaatagatttgttACCTTAATAGTCTTCTTAGTGttggtcccacggatatggagggaggttcatacaggtacacaggctataggcgcatggcggggtaaaccccaggtcgtcagttcctgagaatcgacccctgactatTACGCCTGAGATATTATAtgtccaccgtctgcgctacatCCTGAGAACCCAACCTTCTCCTTTATAGATTTCATGGATCTTGATTATGACTAGAAAATGAGACTCACTCCCCTAGCATGCCTCGAGCTTTAACGAAGTCAATTTGGATATTCGATGACTTTGTTAGCAATTAATGAGCAATGACGAATAGCCAACATAGACAACCATGCATCTAGCATTTTGTCATTTTGCAGcccagatcctctggaccgcaaaaaGCGGTCTAAGGGATGGTCCCTTGATCTGGATTGGTGGGGATGAATGGTCCCCACCTATTTTATGAATGAGGATCATCCTTTAAGTCAATCCAAGTCAAGGGATCATCCCCTGGACCGTCTTTTACGGTCCAGAGGATCTGCCCTCATCATTTTGTACCATAATCACCTTGGCTTGTTAAAGGGATAACTAAGGGAACCCATGGACCTAGCTATAACAAGCCATTACACGCATGCCCACATCAAATTGAGCTATGACAGTCAACAAGATGAAGGCCATGGCAGCCAATGACATATTCATGGTTAGCCAAGGAATAAATTTGATGGTAGTCAAATGGGCCTATATTGCCATGTCGTCTTGGCCCATGGTGGTTCAGGTCTTGCTTCAAAAGTCATAGTGGTCGAGCGTTACATGTACTACCTACGGATCAAGTCTATAGGGTTTGGCATGCACAAATAATCATGCTTACCTTGATCATTCTACCTTAGTTTTGTGCATCTCTGGTTAGTGCAAACTGTTGTCACGTCTTAGGGTATAATTTTCACTTAATTGATGGGTGATATTGGGATAAAAGGAAATTAAGAGTCATGCAAATATTTACTAACTCATAAATAAGATTTTCTAGTCCATTTTTTTATTAGGAGATGGTCCACCATATAATTATGGTTGCGACCGATCGTAATTATTGTAATCCCTTTTTagattcaaaggatggttcacaaTATAAATATGGGTGGATTGCGATTGCGATTCGACCATAATTAGTTGTGATATTTTTCTTGATTCATCTTCTCATCTAAATTATAGTTTGGTCGGAGATGGACAACCGAAGACCGCCTTTGCTCAGCACCCGACAGTCCGGTCATCTGTCAGACGGCCTTCGACAATTGGCTGGTGGCCGGATTGTCAAACGCCGAGTGAGGGCGACTTCCGAGCGGCCTCCAATCATCCatccaaatttaaattataatctaGATGGGAAGATGAATTTAAGAAGAAATTATAACTAATTAGGTTGAATCGTAATCATAATATAACTATAATTATATTATACATCATTCCTTgatccattaaaaaaaaataaactagagGATCCTTGCTAAGTAACTCAACCTagttttatttgggttgtaacaAAGGTTCAGTGCCAAAACAGAGGTTCGGCGTCAAAACATCCACGATCTTATAATTTTATTGTTTAAAACAGACTTTATTTAAAATCTTAGAATTTAAAACTCGTGAAGAAAACAGAAGACGACTTACAAATTACAATGTATTGCTAAAATACAGGAATCTCTGAATTCTAGTCTTAGACAGAAAATTAAACACATCAAAAGCAATAATAATTTCTATTAAAGAACGATTTAcagattaatcattttttttattaggaAAGAATAACTAGTGATTAATATATAAGATATTATCATCGTAAAATTTGGAGTTTAAATTTCGatatagtcaaaataaataactcctttatgtgctaatcactattccTAAAACTAGTAACCACTTATGATTTATCTCTTCTGTGTTGTCCTAGGACGGATTGGTGGGGGCACGCTGAGGACGAGCGTATTCGCTTTTTGTCACCATTAGGAAATAGTagtccttatgtgttagtcactattccaaaagttAATAGTCACCATGATTTAACTCCTTCGTGTTGCCCCTGGGACAGTTGATGAGGGCGCTGGAAGCAAGCGTATTCCCTTTTTGCCACCATTAGGAAAGAGTAaccgtccatgatttacctcctccgtattgatctTGGAACGGATTAACGAGGACGGTAGGACGAACTTATTCAATTTTTATCATCAATTATTAGAAAAAAAGTAAAATGTATAACCTTCTCCCAACGTTAAAAAACAATCATCTAAAAAAccttataaataaaacataacgACTTTTTCTCTGAGCTAATCAATTTCTTTTCCATTAACCATAAAAGAGaagc is a window encoding:
- the LOC121982176 gene encoding 30S ribosomal protein S5, chloroplastic-like, whose amino-acid sequence is MANIFTIQYIKEISLPASLPLLYLLPAMASAAAAISAALSSLSLHPPSRRSHLFNTPLFSSSSSIRFHTVPKLAASPKDDIDTSFFDNVDPNSEITFDPPVPPEGYVPPPAFDELPPESEEAIAAAYEEIYGPAYSGESVLGNDIYVMDAKLKKASGLLGRNKREKPNDGFDERVVQVRRVTKVVKGGKKLSFRAIVVIGDKKGHVGVGVGKAKEVVDAIFKSAVNARRNIVTVPMTKYLTFPHRSDGDYGAAKVMLRPASPGTGVIAGGAVRIVLEMAGVENALGKQLGSKNALNNARATVTAVMKMRQLREVALERGIPMEELWQ